From a region of the Mycobacterium sp. SMC-8 genome:
- a CDS encoding F510_1955 family glycosylhydrolase, which produces MLIRNLFAIALTGALAAACSSNAPESPPPAVVPGMVHIHGFGINPSDDKLYVATHYGLYTVEQDQAPQRVGELSQDFMGFTVAGPDEFLASGHPDPADRQQPPHLGLIKSSDAGQSWEPLSLHGSADFHALKYRHGRVYGHDSQSRTVMVSFDQRSWQQRAEVPAVDLAISPDAPDEILATARQGLLRSTDGARTFSAVTGAPALLFISWPDRGPLLGADLEGRLYTSADDGQTWQPGHSLNNKPQALLAAGNGQVYIATDTAIYTSTDNGATVNVLTAVE; this is translated from the coding sequence GTGCTGATCCGCAACCTTTTCGCCATCGCCCTGACCGGGGCTCTGGCCGCGGCCTGTTCGTCGAACGCCCCCGAAAGCCCGCCACCCGCCGTCGTGCCGGGCATGGTGCACATCCACGGCTTCGGCATCAACCCATCTGACGACAAGCTCTACGTCGCAACTCATTACGGCCTCTACACCGTTGAGCAAGATCAGGCGCCACAACGAGTCGGTGAGCTCTCGCAGGACTTCATGGGCTTCACCGTCGCCGGCCCCGACGAATTCCTGGCCAGCGGCCACCCCGACCCCGCCGATCGCCAACAACCGCCCCACCTCGGCCTGATCAAAAGCAGCGACGCCGGCCAGTCCTGGGAACCTCTGTCATTGCACGGTAGCGCCGACTTCCACGCACTCAAATACCGCCACGGACGGGTCTACGGTCACGACAGTCAATCCCGCACCGTGATGGTTAGTTTTGATCAGCGGTCCTGGCAGCAGCGCGCAGAAGTCCCCGCCGTCGACCTCGCAATATCACCGGATGCCCCGGATGAGATCCTCGCAACAGCACGCCAAGGGCTGCTCCGAAGCACCGACGGGGCGAGGACGTTCAGCGCAGTCACCGGTGCGCCGGCACTGCTGTTCATCAGCTGGCCCGACCGCGGTCCCCTGCTCGGCGCCGACCTCGAAGGACGGCTGTACACCAGCGCCGACGACGGGCAGACCTGGCAGCCGGGCCACTCGCTCAACAACAAACCCCAGGCCCTGCTCGCCGCCGGCAACGGTCAGGTCTACATCGCCACTGATACCGCCATCTACACCTCCACCGACAACGGCGCGACCGTCAACGTCCTCACCGCTGTCGAATAG